The Henckelia pumila isolate YLH828 chromosome 2, ASM3356847v2, whole genome shotgun sequence genome includes a window with the following:
- the LOC140883223 gene encoding small ribosomal subunit protein mL104 (rPPR9): MRKPTLPLTPLQLRKLLCCFSAQLHQPPLPPPPPLLRPFPASTSTVSSPHFFSPRHSSFRLFSSLTNDSGSFNNAEKNEEENKNVAQDLSAELLKTPDEEPLPLPQRLDLSFSHIAITPALILATLNISPDAGRAALDFFKWAKSKPDFHPGDEVYSYFVDYFGRRKDFKAAHEVLVDGCGEVGIKCLEALVDRLVRAGRPTHVAALFDRMEEDYRFSRNVDSLKLIVSSLCERGYASYAEKMVKSSASEFFPDEYICDTLIDGWCVAGKLDEAKRLADEMYRGGFEIGTYAYNAMLDCVCRLCREKDPFILQSEAEKVLIQMERKGVPRDVETFNVLITNLCKIRKTEDAMKLFSRMGEWGCYPNDTTFLVLIKSLYQAARVGEGDEMMDRMRSAGYAVDKKSYYEFLKILCGIERIDHAMSVFAKMKEDGHEPGIKTYDLLMGKLCAHGRLDKANVLYKEAESNSVPVEPKAYKVDPRFVKKKATTAKKEKKRETLPEKMARKRKRLKKIRLSFVKKPKRATRRSY; encoded by the coding sequence ATGCGTAAGCCCACATTACCATTAACGCCACTCCAATTACGCAAACTCCTTTGCTGCTTCTCTGCACAGCTCCATCAACCTCCcctgccgccgccgccgccactCCTCCGACCATTTCCCGCGTCCACTTCGACTGTCTCTAGTCCCCACTTTTTCTCCCCACGGCACTCTTCATTCAGGCTTTTCTCTTCCCTTACAAATGATAGCGGGAGCTTCAATAACGCAGAAAAGAACGAAGAGGAAAATAAAAACGTTGCGCAAGATCTTTCTGCTGAGCTTCTGAAAACCCCTGATGAGGAGCCTCTCCCTTTGCCTCAAAGATTGGATCTTTCCTTCTCCCACATAGCCATCACCCCCGCGCTGATCCTCGCCACACTGAATATTTCACCTGATGCAGGACGAGCGGCCCTTGATTTCTTCAAGTGGGCTAAGTCAAAACCAGATTTTCATCCCGGCGATGAGGTTTATTCTTACtttgttgattattttggtAGAAGGAAAGATTTCAAGGCGGCCCATGAGGTTCTTGTTGATGGTTGTGGAGAAGTTGGGATTAAATGTCTGGAGGCTCTTGTCGATAGGCTGGTTAGGGCTGGCAGGCCAACACACGTAGCGGCATTGTTTGATAGAATGGAAGAAGATTATAGATTCTCGAGGAATGTGGATTCATTGAAGTTGATTGTTAGCAGTCTTTGTGAGCGTGGATATGCTAGTTATGCTGAAAAAATGGTCAAGAGTTCGGCTAGTGAATTCTTTCCAGATGAATACATATGTGACACGCTGATAGATGGGTGGTGCGTGGCTGGGAAATTAGATGAAGCTAAAAGATTAGCTGATGAAATGTATCGGGGGGGATTTGAGATTGGTACATATGCGTACAACGCCATGTTAGATTGTGTTTGTAGGCTTTGCCGAGAGAAGGATCCATTCATACTTCAATCCGAGGCAGAAAAGGTACTAATTCAAATGGAAAGAAAGGGCGTTCCACGTGATGTGGAGACATTCAATGTGCTGATTACTAATTTATGTAAGATTAGAAAAACCGAAGATGCCATGAAACTTTTCTCTAGGATGGGGGAATGGGGATGTTACCCCAATGATACGACATTCCTTGTGCTAATTAAGAGTTTATATCAGGCTGCACGAGTTGGGGAAGGTGATGAGATGATGGATAGAATGAGATCTGCGGGATATGCTGTAGATAAGAAGTCTTATTATGAGTTTTTAAAGATTTTGTGTGGGATTGAAAGAATAGATCATGCTATGAGTGTTTTTGCAAAGATGAAGGAGGATGGTCATGAACCAGGCATTAAGACTTACGACTTGCTCATGGGAAAGTTGTGTGCTCATGGACGTCTGGATAAGGCGAATGTACTTTACAAAGAAGCTGAGAGCAACAGTGTACCTGTTGAGCCAAAAGCATACAAGGTGGATCCTagatttgtgaagaagaaagctACTACCGCAAAGAAGGAGAAGAAAAGGGAGACACTGCCCGAGAAGATGGCTAGAAAAAGAAAACGGCTTAAAAAGATCAGGTTGAGTTTCGTCAAGAAACCAAAGCGGGCAACGCGGCGATCTTATTAG
- the LOC140881115 gene encoding cleavage stimulation factor subunit 50 isoform X3, with translation MLSGVSSTTLFDSSVPAGYGSIPAPRVIGVDFSGVHETKGASKTFPKHETRHISEHKNAARCARFSPDGRFLATGSADTSIKLFEISKVKQMMLPDIRDGPVRPVTWTFYDHLQPINDLDFHPQNPILISGAKDRTIKFFDFSKPVARKAFRIIQDTHNVRSVSFHPSGEFLLAGTDHPIPHLYDVNTFQCYLPATVHEIGASGAINQIRYSSTGGIYVTASKDGAIRIWDGVTGHCIRSILNAHGTAETTSANFTKDQRYLLSSGKDSIINLWEVGTGRLVKQYIGSTHTQLRCQAVFNVTEEFVLSIDEQSNEIVIWDALTTEKVARWPSNHIGSPRWLEHSPVESSFVTCGTDRSLRFWKET, from the exons ATGCTGAGTGGGGTATCTTCAACTACTCTGTTTGATTCTAGCGTACCTGCAGGATACGGCTCAATACCTGCTCCTCGAGTCATTGGTGTAGATTTCAG TGGTGTGCATGAAACGAAAGGAGCATCAAAGACCTTTCCAAAGCATGAAACTCGGCATATTTCAGAACACAAG AATGCTGCTAGATGTGCAAGGTTCAGCCCTGATGGAAGATTTCTTGCAACTGGAAGTGCAGACACATCAATTAAGCTCTTTGAG ATATCAAAAGTGAAGCAAATGATGCTTCCAGATATAAGAGATGGTCCCGTGAGACCTGTAACATGGACATTTTATGATCACTTACAA CCTATCAATGATTTGGATTTCCATCCTCAAAACCCTATTCTGATTTCTGGGGCTAAAGATCGCACGATAAA GttttttgatttttcaaaaCCAGTTGCAAGGAAAGCATTCAGAATTATTCAG GATACTCACAATGTGAGGTCTGTATCGTTTCATCCATCTGGAGAGTTTCTTTTGGCAg GGACCGACCATCCAATCCCACACTTGTATGATGTTAACACCTTTCAGTGCTACCTTCCAGCAACCGTTCACGAGATTGGTGCCAGTGGAGCCATAAATCAG ATCAGGTATTCATCGACAGGTGGAATTTATGTTACAGCATCAAAAGATGGTGCCATTCGTATTTGGGATGGGGTAACTGGTCATTGTATCCGTTCAATTCTGAATGCACATGGAACAGCAGAAACCACCAGTGCAAATTTCACGAAAGATCAAAG GTATCTTCTCTCATCTGGAAAGGATTCCATCATAAATCTCTGGGAAGTTGGCACGGGTAGATTAGTCAAACAATATATTGGGTCCACTCATACACAGTTGCGGTGCCAG GCTGTCTTTAATGTAACAGAAGAATTCGTTCTCTCCATTGATGAACAGAGTAATGAG ATCGTTATATGGGATGCGCTTACAACAGAGAAAGTAGCTAGATGGCCTTCAAACCATATTGGCAGTCCTCGTTGGCTCGAGCATTCTCCTGTGGAGTCATCATTTGTCACATGCGGAACTGACAGATCATTGAGATTCTGGAAAGAAACCTGA
- the LOC140881115 gene encoding cleavage stimulation factor subunit 50 isoform X1: MESSSLNASGLEKTLQDGKLYRHVNALIVAHLRDNNFNQAASAVASATMTPLNVEAPLNKLQELVAKGLAVEKDEMLSGVSSTTLFDSSVPAGYGSIPAPRVIGVDFSGVHETKGASKTFPKHETRHISEHKNAARCARFSPDGRFLATGSADTSIKLFEISKVKQMMLPDIRDGPVRPVTWTFYDHLQPINDLDFHPQNPILISGAKDRTIKFFDFSKPVARKAFRIIQDTHNVRSVSFHPSGEFLLAGTDHPIPHLYDVNTFQCYLPATVHEIGASGAINQIRYSSTGGIYVTASKDGAIRIWDGVTGHCIRSILNAHGTAETTSANFTKDQRYLLSSGKDSIINLWEVGTGRLVKQYIGSTHTQLRCQAVFNVTEEFVLSIDEQSNEIVIWDALTTEKVARWPSNHIGSPRWLEHSPVESSFVTCGTDRSLRFWKET; this comes from the exons ATGGAGAGCAGCAGCCTCAACGCCAGTGGATTGGAGAAGACATTGCAGGACGGCAAGCTTTACCGCCATGTCAATGCGCTCATTGTTGCCCATCTCCGTGACAACAATTTCAATCAG GCAGCAAGTGCAGTTGCATCAGCTACAATGACACCACTAAATGTTGAAGCACCTCTTAACAAACTCCAGGAGTTGGTTGCCAAG GGTCTTGCAGTGGAGAAAGATGAGATGCTGAGTGGGGTATCTTCAACTACTCTGTTTGATTCTAGCGTACCTGCAGGATACGGCTCAATACCTGCTCCTCGAGTCATTGGTGTAGATTTCAG TGGTGTGCATGAAACGAAAGGAGCATCAAAGACCTTTCCAAAGCATGAAACTCGGCATATTTCAGAACACAAG AATGCTGCTAGATGTGCAAGGTTCAGCCCTGATGGAAGATTTCTTGCAACTGGAAGTGCAGACACATCAATTAAGCTCTTTGAG ATATCAAAAGTGAAGCAAATGATGCTTCCAGATATAAGAGATGGTCCCGTGAGACCTGTAACATGGACATTTTATGATCACTTACAA CCTATCAATGATTTGGATTTCCATCCTCAAAACCCTATTCTGATTTCTGGGGCTAAAGATCGCACGATAAA GttttttgatttttcaaaaCCAGTTGCAAGGAAAGCATTCAGAATTATTCAG GATACTCACAATGTGAGGTCTGTATCGTTTCATCCATCTGGAGAGTTTCTTTTGGCAg GGACCGACCATCCAATCCCACACTTGTATGATGTTAACACCTTTCAGTGCTACCTTCCAGCAACCGTTCACGAGATTGGTGCCAGTGGAGCCATAAATCAG ATCAGGTATTCATCGACAGGTGGAATTTATGTTACAGCATCAAAAGATGGTGCCATTCGTATTTGGGATGGGGTAACTGGTCATTGTATCCGTTCAATTCTGAATGCACATGGAACAGCAGAAACCACCAGTGCAAATTTCACGAAAGATCAAAG GTATCTTCTCTCATCTGGAAAGGATTCCATCATAAATCTCTGGGAAGTTGGCACGGGTAGATTAGTCAAACAATATATTGGGTCCACTCATACACAGTTGCGGTGCCAG GCTGTCTTTAATGTAACAGAAGAATTCGTTCTCTCCATTGATGAACAGAGTAATGAG ATCGTTATATGGGATGCGCTTACAACAGAGAAAGTAGCTAGATGGCCTTCAAACCATATTGGCAGTCCTCGTTGGCTCGAGCATTCTCCTGTGGAGTCATCATTTGTCACATGCGGAACTGACAGATCATTGAGATTCTGGAAAGAAACCTGA
- the LOC140881115 gene encoding cleavage stimulation factor subunit 50 isoform X2, giving the protein MESSSLNASGLEKTLQDGKLYRHVNALIVAHLRDNNFNQAASAVASATMTPLNVEAPLNKLQELVAKGLAVEKDEMLSGVSSTTLFDSSVPAGYGSIPAPRVIGVDFSGVHETKGASKTFPKHETRHISEHKNAARCARFSPDGRFLATGSADTSIKLFEISKVKQMMLPDIRDGPVRPVTWTFYDHLQPINDLDFHPQNPILISGAKDRTIKFFDFSKPVARKAFRIIQDTHNVRSVSFHPSGEFLLAGTDHPIPHLYDVNTFQCYLPATVHEIGASGAINQIRYSSTGGIYVTASKDGAIRIWDGVTGHCIRSILNAHGTAETTSANFTKDQRYLLSSGKDSIINLWEVGTGRLVKQYIGSTHTQLRCQAVFNVTEEFVLSIDEQSNEVVCRANVTLY; this is encoded by the exons ATGGAGAGCAGCAGCCTCAACGCCAGTGGATTGGAGAAGACATTGCAGGACGGCAAGCTTTACCGCCATGTCAATGCGCTCATTGTTGCCCATCTCCGTGACAACAATTTCAATCAG GCAGCAAGTGCAGTTGCATCAGCTACAATGACACCACTAAATGTTGAAGCACCTCTTAACAAACTCCAGGAGTTGGTTGCCAAG GGTCTTGCAGTGGAGAAAGATGAGATGCTGAGTGGGGTATCTTCAACTACTCTGTTTGATTCTAGCGTACCTGCAGGATACGGCTCAATACCTGCTCCTCGAGTCATTGGTGTAGATTTCAG TGGTGTGCATGAAACGAAAGGAGCATCAAAGACCTTTCCAAAGCATGAAACTCGGCATATTTCAGAACACAAG AATGCTGCTAGATGTGCAAGGTTCAGCCCTGATGGAAGATTTCTTGCAACTGGAAGTGCAGACACATCAATTAAGCTCTTTGAG ATATCAAAAGTGAAGCAAATGATGCTTCCAGATATAAGAGATGGTCCCGTGAGACCTGTAACATGGACATTTTATGATCACTTACAA CCTATCAATGATTTGGATTTCCATCCTCAAAACCCTATTCTGATTTCTGGGGCTAAAGATCGCACGATAAA GttttttgatttttcaaaaCCAGTTGCAAGGAAAGCATTCAGAATTATTCAG GATACTCACAATGTGAGGTCTGTATCGTTTCATCCATCTGGAGAGTTTCTTTTGGCAg GGACCGACCATCCAATCCCACACTTGTATGATGTTAACACCTTTCAGTGCTACCTTCCAGCAACCGTTCACGAGATTGGTGCCAGTGGAGCCATAAATCAG ATCAGGTATTCATCGACAGGTGGAATTTATGTTACAGCATCAAAAGATGGTGCCATTCGTATTTGGGATGGGGTAACTGGTCATTGTATCCGTTCAATTCTGAATGCACATGGAACAGCAGAAACCACCAGTGCAAATTTCACGAAAGATCAAAG GTATCTTCTCTCATCTGGAAAGGATTCCATCATAAATCTCTGGGAAGTTGGCACGGGTAGATTAGTCAAACAATATATTGGGTCCACTCATACACAGTTGCGGTGCCAG GCTGTCTTTAATGTAACAGAAGAATTCGTTCTCTCCATTGATGAACAGAGTAATGAGGTTGTGTGCCGTGCAAATGTTACACTTTATTAA